The proteins below come from a single Triticum aestivum cultivar Chinese Spring chromosome 5D, IWGSC CS RefSeq v2.1, whole genome shotgun sequence genomic window:
- the LOC123121442 gene encoding protein ELF4-LIKE 3: MENSSGREVLPNGGGAGGMGNGAANGRAVQALQRSFAEVQVILEKNRILIQEITQNQESLEAGGLSRNVALIRELNSNIARVVDLYNALSCSFSSSLTNGSAPAASDASKGAYKRPRPAQ; encoded by the coding sequence ATGGAGAACAGCAGCGGCCGGGAGGTGCTTCCGAACGGAGGAGGAGCCGGGGGGATGGGCAACGGCGCGGCGAACGGGCGGGCGGTGCAGGCGCTGCAGCGGAGCTTCGCCGAGGTGCAGGTGATCCTGGAGAAGAACCGGATTCTGATCCAGGAGATCACCCAGAACCAGGAGTCGCTCGAGGCCGGCGGCCTCAGCCGCAACGTCGCCCTCATCCGCGAGCTCAACAGCAACATCGCCCGCGTCGTCGACCTCTACAACGCCCTCTCCTGCTCCTTCTCCAGCTCCCTCACCAACGGCTCCGCCCCCGCTGCCTCCGACGCCTCCAAGGGGGCCTACAAGAGGCCGCGCCCTGCCCAATAG